Proteins from one Geomonas agri genomic window:
- a CDS encoding DEAD/DEAH box helicase family protein has protein sequence MSEQDARLVINKKLEDSGWVLIGSHKNVKTEIACESGVADYLLLGRKGQNLAVLEAKADDYGDVYLAKDQAHGYALAMGCRCVFLANSEQIYFWDLDEGDARPIERFISPEDLQRRSDLKILKKPLAQVEHQAAIADRPYQKEASDIIASLYDKGKRAFLLEMATGTGKTRLAAAIIDRFLASHQAERILFIVDRIELAKQSLESFQLAFMDKYKSARYKPGRKGEWGGASVVVATIQSLNIHFKEDFTPGYFDLVINDECHRSIYGELPRQVVEYFQATRIGLTATPRDFLKNIDIEHLNENNPKALEYRMMRDTYRHFGCEAGEPTYRFTIQDATNATDPGPYLVPAKIYKLYSLITRESVSDEGWNVEIDGEDYTFTISQLEKKVNVPERNRLICQEFLKYGEKTPDGSIGKSIVFAVSQDHAAALAKELNALVPESNGKFAEIITSRVKNASDKAKIFRKSENYWPRVALTVDMLSTGYDCPEVLNIVLARPIASPTTYIQIKGRGTRKHTFPDGTEKSKFIIHDFCEVVEYFEEKYDYEAPLPIPIGKGTEPPEPPQPPEPPIPPEPPQQTGPLVAKYLDAMVITQFIEIGPEGEKVDRMLYQTKWKEKIQEVAAQHPEIVEAAQTNNFTDEMLDFINSEVLNRPNDYFNETNLAKVYRIFADITDFIKDALGIGKLPTEQQQFQDLIDFLRIEYNLNLQQVTLLKMLTQQLVQSPRYAEQFDKGDYMFLNNAPFRGAGIYLGAFGDTLKPIFTQIKQSPSFKLARMH, from the coding sequence ATGAGCGAACAAGACGCACGACTTGTCATTAATAAGAAGCTAGAGGATTCAGGCTGGGTACTCATTGGCTCCCATAAGAACGTAAAGACTGAGATAGCTTGCGAGTCTGGAGTTGCTGACTATCTTCTGCTAGGACGCAAGGGGCAGAACCTAGCTGTGCTGGAAGCCAAAGCTGATGATTACGGGGATGTCTACCTCGCTAAGGATCAAGCTCATGGCTATGCTCTGGCTATGGGATGCAGGTGTGTTTTCCTGGCGAACTCTGAACAGATATACTTCTGGGACTTGGATGAAGGTGATGCACGACCGATAGAAAGATTCATATCCCCTGAAGACCTCCAAAGACGTTCAGACCTTAAAATACTAAAGAAGCCACTAGCTCAAGTCGAGCACCAAGCAGCCATAGCAGACAGACCCTATCAGAAAGAAGCTAGCGATATCATAGCCAGCCTCTATGACAAGGGTAAACGTGCCTTTCTCCTAGAGATGGCTACCGGCACAGGTAAGACCCGCTTAGCAGCTGCCATCATAGATAGGTTTCTGGCATCCCACCAAGCAGAACGCATACTCTTCATAGTAGACAGGATAGAGCTAGCTAAACAGTCCCTAGAATCCTTCCAGCTGGCCTTTATGGATAAGTACAAGAGTGCCAGATACAAGCCAGGACGTAAGGGCGAATGGGGCGGAGCATCCGTAGTGGTGGCTACGATCCAGAGCCTTAACATCCACTTCAAGGAAGACTTCACCCCTGGCTACTTTGACCTCGTTATCAATGACGAGTGCCACAGGTCAATCTATGGTGAGCTACCCAGGCAAGTAGTTGAATACTTCCAAGCAACAAGGATTGGACTCACAGCCACCCCTAGAGACTTCCTGAAGAATATAGATATTGAGCATCTAAACGAGAATAACCCCAAAGCTCTCGAATACCGCATGATGCGGGATACCTACAGGCACTTTGGTTGCGAAGCTGGAGAGCCTACTTACAGGTTCACCATACAGGATGCAACCAATGCTACTGATCCAGGCCCTTATCTCGTCCCTGCCAAGATATATAAACTCTATTCGCTTATCACCAGGGAATCGGTTTCTGACGAAGGCTGGAATGTTGAGATTGATGGCGAGGACTACACCTTTACCATTTCTCAGTTGGAGAAGAAGGTAAACGTCCCTGAGCGTAATAGGCTCATATGCCAGGAGTTCCTTAAGTATGGTGAGAAGACCCCAGACGGCTCTATAGGGAAGTCTATAGTGTTCGCTGTGTCACAGGATCATGCTGCTGCACTGGCTAAGGAGCTTAATGCTCTAGTGCCTGAGAGTAATGGTAAGTTTGCTGAGATCATAACCTCTAGGGTCAAGAACGCTTCTGACAAAGCCAAGATATTCAGGAAGAGTGAGAACTACTGGCCCAGAGTAGCTTTAACGGTAGATATGCTTTCTACTGGCTACGACTGCCCTGAAGTCTTGAACATAGTGCTGGCGAGACCTATCGCATCACCCACCACTTATATCCAGATCAAAGGTAGAGGAACACGTAAGCACACCTTCCCAGATGGCACAGAGAAATCTAAGTTCATCATTCATGACTTCTGTGAAGTGGTCGAATACTTTGAAGAGAAGTATGACTATGAGGCTCCCTTACCCATACCAATAGGTAAGGGAACTGAACCGCCTGAGCCACCCCAGCCTCCAGAGCCACCTATTCCGCCTGAACCACCACAGCAAACGGGTCCACTTGTGGCAAAATATCTTGATGCTATGGTGATAACCCAGTTTATAGAAATCGGTCCTGAAGGTGAGAAGGTAGATAGGATGCTCTACCAGACCAAGTGGAAAGAGAAGATACAGGAGGTTGCCGCACAGCATCCAGAGATAGTGGAAGCAGCCCAGACCAATAACTTTACTGATGAGATGCTGGACTTTATCAACTCTGAAGTGCTCAACAGACCCAACGACTACTTTAACGAAACCAACTTAGCTAAGGTCTACAGGATATTTGCAGACATAACGGACTTCATAAAGGATGCCCTAGGGATAGGTAAGCTACCAACTGAGCAGCAACAGTTTCAAGACCTTATAGATTTTCTGAGGATAGAGTACAACCTGAATCTACAACAGGTAACCCTTCTCAAGATGTTGACCCAGCAGCTAGTTCAAAGCCCCAGGTATGCTGAACAGTTCGATAAGGGTGATTATATGTTCCTGAACAATGCACCATTCAGAGGTGCTGGTATCTATCTGGGAGCCTTTGGTGATACGCTGAAGCCTATCTTCACACAGATCAAGCAAAGCCCATCATTCAAATTAGCGAGGATGCATTAA
- a CDS encoding class I SAM-dependent DNA methyltransferase has translation MAVNFINSDLQQQVDRLMNELFAGGVNNPMTSVEQISYLMFLKSLTEKDEEQEQLQKLMGGKHTSLFSGAWSQYSWRTVARLSGDPLYNTLSEAFEKFHELPNLSPIGKVLFRQAHLKIYNRPTLRSVVTIIDEMDYNNSQKYDTDVKGDLYEYLLSKIAVSGTNGQFRTPRHIIQMMVKLLDPKPGQYILDPACGTAGFLVEAYKHIVEQHTSDDLKQQGHFHVGDNLRPDQHEFLKNHALTGYDNDSDMIKVAIMNLYLHGLENANVRHHDPITLPNPNEKKYDVILANPPFAGKVNKEAILEDFDLKTASTELLFGEYFYKHLVLGGKAAIIVPEGVLFGSTTAHKKLRGWLLDNTKVHSVISLPSGVFKPYAGVKTSILVFERGGKSEKVWFYEVTGDGYSLDDKRTPQPDKNDIPDLIAKWGSKPESDNSWFATRDEIKENDDNLTAGRYKPQVHEATNHASPKEIIAEVLDLEAKITSGLNTLLAKIGG, from the coding sequence ATGGCAGTGAATTTCATAAACTCTGATCTTCAGCAGCAGGTAGATAGGCTCATGAACGAGCTGTTTGCTGGGGGGGTCAACAACCCTATGACCTCTGTTGAGCAGATAAGTTACCTGATGTTTCTGAAGAGTCTGACTGAGAAGGATGAAGAACAGGAGCAGCTACAGAAACTCATGGGTGGTAAGCATACCTCCTTATTCTCTGGGGCGTGGTCGCAGTATAGCTGGAGGACTGTAGCTAGACTCTCAGGCGATCCTCTATACAATACGCTCTCAGAAGCCTTTGAGAAGTTTCATGAGCTGCCTAACTTATCCCCTATAGGCAAGGTGCTATTCAGGCAAGCACACCTAAAGATATACAACCGCCCTACGTTGAGGTCAGTAGTCACCATCATAGACGAGATGGACTATAATAATTCTCAGAAGTATGACACAGACGTTAAGGGTGATCTCTACGAATATCTGCTGAGCAAGATAGCTGTCTCAGGGACTAACGGACAGTTTAGGACGCCGAGGCACATCATCCAGATGATGGTTAAACTTCTTGATCCTAAGCCTGGACAATACATATTAGACCCAGCCTGCGGCACAGCAGGGTTCTTAGTGGAAGCCTACAAGCACATAGTAGAGCAACATACTTCAGATGATCTCAAGCAGCAGGGCCATTTTCACGTAGGAGATAACCTGAGACCAGACCAGCATGAGTTCTTGAAGAACCATGCTCTAACGGGCTACGATAATGATAGCGATATGATAAAAGTTGCTATCATGAACCTCTATTTGCATGGTCTGGAGAATGCCAACGTAAGACACCATGACCCTATTACCCTGCCTAATCCTAACGAGAAGAAATACGACGTCATCCTAGCCAATCCACCTTTTGCAGGTAAGGTCAACAAAGAAGCCATACTAGAGGATTTTGACCTCAAGACAGCCAGCACAGAACTTCTTTTTGGCGAATATTTCTACAAGCATTTAGTCCTAGGTGGCAAGGCTGCTATCATTGTCCCAGAGGGTGTACTGTTCGGCTCCACCACAGCACATAAGAAGCTCAGAGGATGGCTACTGGATAACACCAAAGTACACTCTGTGATTAGCCTGCCATCTGGAGTCTTCAAACCCTATGCTGGAGTCAAGACATCTATCCTGGTCTTTGAGCGTGGAGGCAAGAGTGAAAAGGTATGGTTCTATGAGGTCACTGGTGATGGTTATAGTCTGGACGATAAGCGTACACCACAGCCAGATAAGAACGATATACCAGACCTCATAGCTAAGTGGGGTTCTAAGCCTGAGAGCGATAACAGTTGGTTTGCCACCAGAGATGAGATCAAGGAGAATGACGATAATCTTACTGCTGGGCGATACAAGCCTCAAGTCCATGAGGCAACTAACCATGCTTCTCCTAAAGAGATAATAGCTGAGGTGTTAGACCTTGAAGCAAAGATAACTAGCGGACTGAATACTCTGCTGGCTAAGATAGGTGGTTAG
- a CDS encoding restriction endonuclease subunit S produces MTKQLPVGWKRVTLKSVCNTFIDGDWIESKDQSEDGIRLIQTGNVGLGYFKDKESKKYITEETFNRLNCTEVIPGDILISRLPDPVGRACIVPAMPQRCITAVDCTIVRVDPHKIVSAYLNYVLNTSKTLANVSMYLTGTTRGRISRTNLEKIEIPLPPLETQHKIVSVLDEADNLRKLRKQADDKMKELIPALFDEMFGDPVNNPKGWEIKKLEDITTTIKNGLFKRPHEFGEGTPLVNVVDLFSGYQVDLKRLNRVTASAEELEKYYVGNGDLFFCRSSLKKEGIAKCSVAEGIAEPTVFECHTIMARIDKQAVNPKWLAIQLNHPGVRAYIIARSQTSTMTTVGQKDILAQKFIAPPREIQDSFIEKVNDLEAVVMKQANSITHLDSLFNSLMYRCMNGEIS; encoded by the coding sequence ATGACTAAGCAACTGCCAGTAGGCTGGAAGAGAGTAACGCTTAAAAGTGTCTGTAATACATTTATTGATGGGGACTGGATAGAGTCTAAGGACCAATCAGAAGATGGTATTAGGCTTATTCAAACAGGTAATGTTGGCTTGGGTTACTTCAAAGATAAGGAATCAAAGAAATATATAACCGAAGAAACTTTCAACCGCCTTAATTGCACTGAAGTGATCCCGGGCGATATTCTTATATCAAGGTTGCCTGACCCTGTTGGAAGAGCTTGTATTGTCCCTGCAATGCCACAGCGATGCATTACTGCTGTGGACTGCACAATTGTTAGAGTTGATCCTCATAAGATAGTCTCTGCCTATCTAAATTATGTGTTAAATACAAGCAAAACCCTAGCTAATGTTAGTATGTATCTAACAGGGACTACGAGAGGGCGTATCAGCAGGACGAATCTCGAGAAGATAGAAATTCCGCTCCCTCCACTAGAAACTCAACATAAGATAGTAAGCGTACTTGATGAGGCTGATAATCTCAGAAAGCTCCGTAAGCAGGCTGATGATAAGATGAAGGAGCTTATACCAGCTTTGTTTGATGAGATGTTTGGTGATCCTGTTAATAATCCTAAAGGGTGGGAAATTAAGAAGCTTGAAGACATCACAACAACAATAAAAAATGGACTGTTTAAGAGACCGCATGAGTTCGGAGAAGGAACACCATTAGTCAACGTTGTTGATCTCTTCTCGGGATATCAGGTTGATCTAAAGAGGCTTAACAGGGTTACTGCTTCTGCAGAGGAGCTTGAAAAATACTACGTTGGAAATGGTGATCTATTCTTCTGTAGATCATCTCTGAAAAAAGAAGGTATAGCTAAATGCTCTGTCGCTGAGGGGATAGCAGAGCCTACAGTATTTGAATGTCATACAATAATGGCAAGAATAGACAAACAGGCAGTTAACCCAAAATGGTTAGCCATTCAATTAAACCATCCAGGTGTCAGAGCATATATAATCGCTAGATCACAGACATCAACGATGACTACAGTTGGTCAAAAGGATATACTCGCACAAAAATTCATTGCACCTCCTCGTGAGATACAAGATTCGTTTATTGAGAAAGTTAATGATCTTGAAGCCGTTGTCATGAAACAAGCTAATAGCATTACCCATCTTGACAGCCTATTCAACTCTCTGATGTATAGATGTATGAATGGAGAAATCAGCTAG
- a CDS encoding ArdC family protein — protein MSNIYDVINSRIIELLQQGTVPWRKPWHSATNTPKNLISKKEYRGVNVFMLACQEYSNPYWLTFKQCQHKGGHVRKGEKSTPVVFWKWVDRKNADVVDHEETNCKGKVPLLRYYNVFNLDQVEGITAPPSPESTSNNFTPIERADQIIEGMPLPPDIRHGGNKACYSPMLDYVKLPEQQAFESPEEYYSTAFHELIHSTGHASRVGRKGILERSHFGSHEYSKEELVAEMGAAFLCGVTGIENRTLENSAAYIAGWLKALKNDKTLLVHAAAQAQKAADYILNRKVAEEEATDAPAA, from the coding sequence ATGAGCAACATCTATGATGTCATCAACAGCAGAATCATTGAGTTATTGCAACAAGGTACCGTTCCATGGCGGAAGCCTTGGCACTCAGCGACCAACACCCCCAAGAACCTAATCAGCAAGAAGGAGTATCGGGGTGTCAACGTCTTCATGCTGGCATGCCAAGAGTACAGCAACCCTTATTGGCTGACGTTCAAGCAGTGCCAGCACAAAGGCGGTCATGTCCGCAAAGGCGAGAAATCAACACCAGTTGTCTTCTGGAAGTGGGTGGATCGTAAGAATGCTGATGTAGTTGACCATGAGGAAACCAACTGCAAGGGCAAAGTCCCATTGCTGCGTTACTACAACGTCTTCAACCTAGACCAAGTAGAAGGGATCACAGCACCCCCATCACCAGAATCCACCAGCAATAACTTTACCCCCATTGAAAGAGCAGATCAGATCATTGAAGGTATGCCACTACCACCAGATATCAGACACGGTGGTAACAAAGCATGTTACTCACCCATGTTGGATTACGTGAAGTTACCAGAACAACAAGCCTTTGAGTCCCCAGAAGAATACTACAGCACCGCATTCCATGAGTTGATCCACAGCACCGGTCATGCAAGCAGGGTAGGGAGGAAAGGGATACTGGAACGTTCTCACTTTGGGAGTCATGAGTATAGTAAGGAAGAGTTGGTAGCAGAGATGGGAGCTGCATTCCTATGTGGTGTAACGGGTATCGAAAATAGGACCTTGGAGAACTCAGCAGCCTATATAGCTGGATGGCTGAAGGCTCTTAAGAACGATAAAACGTTACTCGTTCATGCAGCAGCCCAGGCACAGAAAGCAGCAGATTACATCCTTAACAGGAAGGTAGCAGAAGAGGAAGCAACTGACGCCCCAGCAGCATAA
- a CDS encoding recombinase family protein, whose protein sequence is MAKAFSYMRFSTPDQAKGDSKRRQYQQAEEYAAAHGLELDDKLTYSDFGISAFRGANIEIGKLGQFMEAIRRKEVESGSYLLVESLDRISRDVILPAQNIFTQIILEGVTIVTLADRRVYSAESVNKSPFLLIEAIVILIRANEESEMKSKRLKSMWENKRKNASTQTLTTVGPGWLKYNKRTQQFEVIAERAAIVNRIYNEYLSGKGYLTIARTLRKDKIRTWTFKKGEKSIWREHYVSRILKNPAVIGTLTPHVMGHGNGKTQRVPLEGIKNYYPPVISEELYEKVQTRRGQYKTRYCDSAALKNIFSMIGRCPQCNGRMMYLKKGPRWDYIICTNAQYQQGCTTNNIPYGRLENVFITEFTKAITDFPFINPVINKTRLGVSHLKEKLRRATIRQNRLFNNLKKGIELETYKSTMSLHMDLQTLETTIEDCHKELIRLNSLHTDHSLKQMKSYIQDFTKYSSVDYLNRELLNTLLRSMCDTVLISHNLIDINFKMGPRLHIEYDKYVSEYEYISDKQLAK, encoded by the coding sequence ATGGCAAAAGCATTCAGTTATATGAGGTTTAGCACTCCTGACCAGGCCAAGGGTGATAGCAAAAGAAGGCAATACCAACAAGCAGAAGAATATGCAGCTGCGCATGGATTAGAGCTTGACGATAAACTAACTTACAGTGATTTTGGGATATCTGCTTTTAGAGGGGCCAATATAGAAATAGGTAAACTTGGTCAGTTCATGGAAGCGATAAGACGCAAAGAGGTCGAGAGTGGTAGTTACCTCTTAGTGGAATCTCTTGACAGAATCAGTCGAGATGTCATTTTGCCAGCTCAGAACATATTTACTCAGATTATTTTGGAAGGCGTGACAATTGTAACACTGGCGGACAGAAGAGTTTATTCAGCTGAATCTGTAAACAAATCACCGTTCCTGTTAATTGAAGCAATCGTGATTTTGATCCGAGCAAATGAAGAATCAGAAATGAAGTCCAAGCGACTTAAGTCAATGTGGGAAAATAAGCGTAAAAATGCATCAACACAAACATTAACAACGGTAGGTCCCGGTTGGTTAAAATATAACAAAAGAACTCAACAGTTTGAGGTAATAGCAGAGCGAGCTGCCATAGTGAATAGGATATATAACGAGTACCTGAGTGGGAAGGGGTATTTGACTATTGCACGCACGTTACGTAAAGACAAGATACGCACCTGGACCTTCAAGAAAGGAGAAAAATCGATTTGGCGAGAACATTACGTGAGCAGAATACTTAAGAATCCAGCTGTAATTGGCACATTGACTCCACACGTAATGGGCCATGGTAATGGTAAGACTCAACGGGTCCCACTGGAAGGCATCAAGAACTATTACCCGCCTGTTATCTCGGAGGAACTTTACGAAAAGGTGCAAACTAGGCGGGGCCAATACAAAACAAGATACTGCGACTCGGCAGCTTTAAAAAATATTTTTTCAATGATTGGAAGATGTCCTCAATGCAATGGGCGTATGATGTACCTTAAAAAGGGTCCACGTTGGGATTATATCATCTGCACCAATGCACAATATCAACAAGGATGTACCACTAATAATATTCCTTATGGCAGACTAGAAAACGTATTTATTACGGAATTCACAAAAGCGATAACGGACTTCCCTTTTATCAATCCAGTGATCAATAAAACAAGACTAGGGGTCTCACATCTCAAGGAAAAACTTAGACGTGCCACAATCAGACAAAACAGACTGTTTAACAATTTAAAAAAAGGAATAGAGTTAGAAACCTATAAGAGCACTATGAGCTTACACATGGATTTGCAAACACTTGAGACAACAATTGAAGATTGCCATAAAGAATTGATAAGGTTGAACTCACTACATACCGATCATAGTCTTAAACAAATGAAGTCATACATACAGGATTTCACAAAATACTCATCTGTAGACTATTTAAATCGTGAACTTCTTAATACACTGCTCAGGTCAATGTGCGATACTGTACTTATCTCTCACAACCTAATCGACATTAATTTCAAAATGGGGCCTAGGCTACACATTGAATACGACAAATATGTCTCTGAGTACGAATACATATCTGACAAACAGCTAGCCAAATAA
- a CDS encoding response regulator, whose amino-acid sequence MESTEKVGKILLAEDEPQLRAMLHDLLISRGYEVIQAIDGHDALEKFKQDPQGISLVVTDIVMPRMDGISSFKEMTKIDPSVKVLYMSGYVPERPLPEGVNILIKPFSPLDILNAVNSLLADQTKS is encoded by the coding sequence ATGGAAAGCACAGAAAAGGTCGGGAAAATCCTTCTTGCTGAGGATGAGCCACAATTACGGGCAATGCTCCATGATCTTCTAATTAGTCGCGGATATGAAGTGATACAGGCGATTGATGGACATGATGCGCTAGAAAAGTTCAAGCAAGATCCGCAGGGTATCAGTTTAGTTGTAACTGACATCGTCATGCCGAGAATGGATGGCATCTCAAGCTTTAAAGAAATGACCAAGATAGACCCATCTGTTAAAGTCCTCTATATGAGCGGGTACGTCCCAGAGCGACCACTTCCAGAAGGAGTCAATATTCTCATCAAACCATTCTCTCCTCTCGATATTCTTAATGCAGTTAATTCCCTCCTTGCCGACCAGACCAAATCATAA
- a CDS encoding tyrosine-type recombinase/integrase, whose product MAVYKRGEKGVFYMNFTVGGVRIFKSTGKFTKREAKQVEANERQKLMDEASLSPQERAGRMLLLEAIDVVYEVRWKHTKDAERSYSRARSIANHIGNIPLKDIGTAMVTKLMQGLEKEKARNGTINRYLAALKTILNHHEQGIRHVKLRKESKGRIRVVSREEETRVVELLRYTIHNKRRQHYPEVAALVEVLVDTGMRLSELLNLTYEDIDFEANLISIWINKGDRPRSIPMTKRVKAIMKARSQKKSKPFDLQPYQAENAWRWVRKEMGLDKDGEFILHALRHTCASRLVNKGIDLYVVRDWLGHSSIQVTERYAHLAPNKLAHAALVLEIE is encoded by the coding sequence ATGGCAGTTTACAAGCGAGGAGAAAAAGGAGTCTTTTACATGAATTTCACCGTTGGTGGGGTTCGAATTTTTAAGAGCACTGGTAAGTTTACCAAAAGGGAGGCTAAGCAGGTCGAGGCGAATGAAAGGCAGAAGCTAATGGACGAGGCGAGCCTAAGTCCACAGGAGAGAGCGGGGCGAATGTTGCTCCTAGAGGCAATTGATGTGGTTTATGAGGTGCGGTGGAAGCACACCAAAGATGCTGAACGGTCTTACAGTAGAGCTAGGAGCATTGCCAACCACATTGGCAATATCCCTCTTAAGGACATCGGAACGGCTATGGTCACAAAACTGATGCAGGGGCTTGAGAAGGAAAAAGCTCGTAATGGGACGATCAACCGATATCTCGCTGCGCTAAAGACCATTCTAAACCATCACGAGCAAGGCATTCGCCACGTTAAGCTTAGGAAAGAGAGCAAAGGCAGAATTAGGGTGGTTAGCCGTGAAGAAGAGACAAGGGTTGTAGAACTGCTACGGTATACCATCCACAATAAGAGAAGACAGCATTATCCTGAGGTTGCTGCACTGGTGGAGGTCCTTGTCGATACCGGAATGCGTTTGTCCGAACTTTTGAACCTCACCTATGAGGACATTGACTTCGAGGCAAACCTAATCTCAATCTGGATAAACAAAGGAGATCGTCCTAGGAGCATCCCAATGACCAAAAGAGTTAAGGCGATCATGAAGGCAAGGAGCCAAAAGAAGTCAAAGCCATTTGACCTGCAACCGTACCAAGCGGAGAATGCATGGCGATGGGTGCGTAAGGAGATGGGGCTTGACAAGGATGGTGAGTTCATCCTGCATGCACTCAGGCATACCTGTGCCAGTAGGCTGGTGAACAAGGGGATAGACCTATATGTGGTCCGTGATTGGCTAGGTCATAGCTCAATACAGGTTACCGAACGGTATGCTCACTTGGCACCTAATAAGCTTGCACATGCAGCATTAGTTCTGGAAATTGAGTAG